One Leucoraja erinacea ecotype New England chromosome 5, Leri_hhj_1, whole genome shotgun sequence DNA segment encodes these proteins:
- the LOC129697016 gene encoding serine/threonine-protein kinase PDIK1L-like — protein MAQGPKYKILRELGRGSYGVVYEAVTKTGGRVAVKKLPCDSPVNSELALQEFWALSRVRKRHPNVIWLDECILQRDRTMQKLSRGALESDSHLQLVETYLKGKCCFEPQSSHCLWFVMEFCDGGDLNDYLLSRALDCGLNLHFMQQLSAAVAFLHLNAIVHRDLKPDNVLVASSPAGPVVKVADFGLSKCQSKGSVSQWQVSDACGSDFYMAPELWEGQYSNKVDIFALGIIFWAMMERLTFREAESEKELLGMYLSRGRHLVPVGKALMENPSLELAIPMNSKRSLSKGIQKLLQDMLAYNPRERPDAFSLGAQIEQVIFTGARLRM, from the exons ATGGCGCAAGGGCCCAAGTACAAGATACTGAGGGAACTAGGCCGTGGGAGTTACGGTGTTGTCTACGAAGCGGTGACCAAGACCGGGGGCAGAGTTGCCGTGAAGAAACTGCCGTGTGATTCACCCGTAAACTCCGAGTTGGCTCTGCAGGAGTTCTGGGCTCTGAGTCGGGTGAGGAAAAGGCATCCGAACGTGATCTGGCTGGACGAGTGTATCCTGCAGAGAGACCGGACCATGCAGAAACTGAGCAGGGGGGCGCTGGAATCCGACAGCCACCTGCAGCTGGTTGAGACCTACTTGAAGGGGAAGTGTTGCTTCGAACCGCAGTCCTCCCACTGCCTGTGGTTTGTGATGGAGTTCTGTGATGGAGGGGATCTCAATGACTACCTGCTGAGCCGAGCCCTAGACTGCGGACTCAACCTCCACTTCATGCAACAGCTGAGCGCCGCCGTGGCTTTCCTGCATCTCAACGCGATTGTCCATCGAGACCTAAAGCCGGACAACGTCCTGGTCGCCAGCAGTCCCGCGGGACCTGTTGTCAAG GTGGCTGATTTTGGCTTGAGTAAGTGTCAAAGCAAAGGCAGTGTGAGCCAGTGGCAGGTGTCTGATGCCTGTGGTTCTGATTTCTACATGGCCCCTGAGCTCTGGGAAGGGCAGTACTCGAACAAGGTGGACATCTTTGCCCTTGGGATCATCTTCTGGGCCATGATGGAGAGACTCACTTTTCGAGAAGCAGAGTCTGAGAAAGAACTGTTGG GCATGTATCTATCTCGAGGACGTCACTTAGTTCCAGTGGGAAAGGCATTGATGGAGAATCCCAGCCTGGAGCTTGCAATCCCTATGAATAGTAAAAGATCTCTGAGCAAAGGTATCCAGAAGCTTCTGCAAGACATGTTGGCTTATAACCCCCGGGAGCGACCTGACGCTTTTAGTCTTGGAGCTCAAATTGAGCAGGTTATTTTCACCGGAGCAAGGCTGAGGATGTAA